A single Cryomorphaceae bacterium DNA region contains:
- a CDS encoding response regulator gives MSKTVLVIDDEPVMRKLLEQFLNKKYEVTEMDDGKSALQWLYSGNIPHLIVADLNMPEINGFEFLEKVRGSDYFESVPIIILSGEESSTERIKCLKLGANDYIIKPFNPEELMLRIDNLLTLIESK, from the coding sequence ATGAGTAAAACCGTTTTGGTGATCGATGATGAACCAGTAATGCGCAAGCTTCTGGAGCAGTTCCTGAACAAGAAGTACGAAGTGACGGAAATGGACGACGGGAAGAGCGCCTTACAGTGGCTCTATAGCGGAAACATTCCTCACTTAATCGTAGCTGATTTGAACATGCCAGAAATCAATGGATTTGAATTTTTGGAGAAGGTTCGAGGAAGTGATTATTTCGAGTCTGTTCCCATCATTATTCTATCTGGAGAGGAGAGCAGTACAGAACGTATAAAGTGCTTGAAGTTAGGAGCTAATGACTATATCATTAAGCCCTTTAACCCGGAAGAGTTGATGTTGCGAATTGACAACCTTTTGACCCTTATTGAATCCAAATAA